One window of the Zea mays cultivar B73 chromosome 3, Zm-B73-REFERENCE-NAM-5.0, whole genome shotgun sequence genome contains the following:
- the LOC100278687 gene encoding uncharacterized protein LOC100278687 (The RefSeq protein has 1 frameshift compared to this genomic sequence) — protein sequence MAAQEAVPIDAIGSQLEISLVGLEHAVLLTNNLDLAGQTFVVEKVQVRQAPALLEVIQRAVCHPKRKWVVRIPNTLKLRHIARISNEIEVVVAVVIPQLLRDNVDPTGARLLRRYAWSICHAARKVDGAPRIPGVSVSVRGPLWSLAADAAKPLLRYSAYVFSANRSKAWYEANVTKLAPAITVLLDYVVNIPYSFTVDAADDDDDSDNDDGGDDDDEHME from the exons ATGGCGGCCCAGGAGGCGGTTCCGATCGACGCCATCGGCAGCCAGCTGGAGATAAGTCTCGTCGGGCTGGAGCACGCGGTCCTTCTCACTAACAATCTCGACCTCGCCGGACAGACCTTCGTCGTCGAAAAAGTCCAGGTGCGCCAGGCGCCGGCCTTGCTTGAGGTCATCCAGAGGGCCGTCTGCCATCCCAAGAGGAAGTGGGTGGTCCGCATACCCAACACCTTGAAGTTGCGCCACATCGCCAGGATTTCGAATGAGATCGAGGTGGTCGTTGCCGTCGTGATCCCTCAACTGCTCCGCGACAATGTTGACCCCACCGGCGCGCGACTCCTACGCCGCTACGCTTGGTCCATCTGTCATGCGGCGAGGAAGGTGGATGGCGCCCCCAGGATTCCTGGGGTATCTGTCAGCGTCCGCGGGCCTTTGTGGTCCCTGGCTGCTGATGCCGCCAAGCCGCTCCTGCGATACTCCGCCTATGTTTTCAGCGCGAACAGGAGCAAGGCGTGGTATGAGGCCAACGTCACCAAGCTCGCCCCCGCCATCACCGTCCTTCTGGACTACGTCG TCAACATTCCGTACAGCTTCACAGTCGACGCGGctgacgacgatgacgacagCGACAACGATGACggcggtgacgacgacgacgagcacATGGAGTAG